Within the Thermosynechococcus sichuanensis E542 genome, the region TGTGGTGCTCCAGCGTCTGGTGGATCGCTTCAATGCCCGCCATCCCCAGATTCATGTCCAAGCCCTCTACGTTGGCCAACCCGACCAGCAGTTGCCGAAAATTCTGGCCGCAGTAGTGGGCAATGCCGCACCGGATCTGCTCTGGTATAACCCCACGATTACGGGTCAATTTGTCGATCTAGGTGCCCTGCGTCCCCTCGATGACTGGTGGCAAGCCTCTCCCTACCGCGAGCAAGTCAGTCCTGCCCTGATACCAACAATGCGCTACGGCGACCATTACTGGTCAATTCCCTTTGCCACCAACAACCTTGGAATTTTTTATCGTCCCAGTTTATTTACCGCTGCTGGCATTAAAACACTGCCCAGCACATGGCAGGAACTAGAGCAGGTCAGCCAAACCCTAAAGGCTCAAGGCATCACTCCTCTCCTCCTTGCCCTTGGCCAAGGGGAATTTGCCGTCTTTACTTGGTTGCCCTTCTTTTGGAGCGCCGGTGGTCGTCTCGGCAACACACCAGAAACCGCCCACATTGACACCCCGCCGGCGATCGCGGCCCTTGACTTTTGGCAACGCCTGCGAAATGAGGGTTTAGCGACACTCTCTGCCCCGGAACGCGGCTACGAATTGGATCAATTGATCCGTGGCGAAGTGGCGATGCAGATTACAGGACCTTGGACATTGGCGCAACTACAACAGTCAGGGGTGGATTTTGGTGTCCTACCCATGCCTGCCCTCCAGACCGCCGCAACCGCCCTAGGGGGTGAGAATCTTTTTGTCTTTCGCTCAACGCCACAACGCGAGGAGGCGGCTCTAGCGTTTTTGAACTACGTTCTCAGTGAAGAATTTCAAACCGAGTGGGCTTTGGGCACAGGCTACTTGCCCGTCAATGAACGGGTGCGCACCAACGATCGCTATCAGGCCTTTGTAGCACAGCAGCCCGCCCTCCGTGTCTTTTTGGATCAGATGGCTGCGGCTAGGGCACGCCCCAACTTCCGTGGCTATGCCCGCTTTTCCCAAACCCTTGGGCGGGCGATCGAAAGTGTTCTCCTTGGCAAATCAACTCCCAAAGCCGCTGTAGAAACCGCAGAGCAGCGTTGGCAACTGATGCGTCCCCGTTAAAACAAACTACTTGCCGCCTTAACCATATTGGCTGGGTTAAAGGCATCCATGGCAGCAGTAGCCTCATAGCCACAGTGCACCATGCAGTCACGGCACTTGGGATTGCCACTTTTGTGACCATACTTCTCCCAATCGGTATTGTCAATCAGTTCCTGCCAAGTCTTGTAGTGGCCTTCATTGAGGAGGTAGCAGGGTTTTTGCCAGCCCAACACGCTATAGCTGGGCATGCCCCAAGGCGTGCACTCATAGTCCTTTTCACCCACAAGGAAATCAAGGAAGAGGGGATTGTGGTTGAAGTTCCACTTTTTCTGACCTGCGCGGTAGGGGGCGAGGATTTCACGGAAGAGGGCACGGGTTTGCTCCCGCTTCAGGAAGTGCTCCTGATCCGGTGCCCACTCATAGGCGTAGCCCGGCGAGATCATCATGCCGTCCACCCCTAGGGAACTCACAAAATCAAAGAATTCCTGCATTTCCTTCGGATCCACCCCTTCAAAAATCGTCGTGTTGGTGGTGACACGGAAGCCCTTGGCCTTGGCGGCTTTAATCGCCTTAACAGCAATGTCAAAAACGCCCTTGCGATCCACACATTTGTCGTGCCACTCCCGCAGACCATCGAGGTGAACGCTGAAGGTAAAGTAGGGGGAGGGCTTGAACTTGTGGAGATTTTCCTCTAGGAGAATTCCGTTGGTGCACAGATAAACAAACTTGCGCCGCGCCACCAAGCCACTGACAATTTCATCAATTTGGGGGTGCAACAGGGGTTCGCCACCAGGAATAGCGACAATCGGCGCACCGCATTCCTCAACGGCGCGGAAGCACTCCTCTGGGGTGAGATACTTGCGCAAGACTTCAAGGGGATGCTGAATTTTACCGCAGCCCGAACAGGCGAGATTACAGCGAAAGAGAGGCTCAAGCATCAAGGTGAGGGGAAAGCGCTTTTTGCCCTGTAGGCGTTGTGAGATGATGTAGGTTGCGACTTCCACTGCCTGCTTGATGTGGACTCCCATGGGCAATTCTCCTCAATGTGGCTAATTTCTTAGCCAAGACGCTTAATCAATGTTTATAGTTGTAGCAGCTTTGTAGGCGATCGCCAAAGTGTCCTATCAGGTTTGCAAAGTGGCACACTATGCTCGTACCCAAGAGGGTAGCGGCAGCGACGGTGAAAATTTTTGCAAAATCCCCTAGCCAATCTTGACAGAGATACATATAATCAGAGACCATTAGAGGTACTGTAGAAAAATCCCTTTTGCTTAACCTCCATAGCCTAAGAGACCAAAGGTTAGGCATAGACTTTGATCAAGGCTGGCATGGGGTGACATCTTTCCCTTCTGCAAATCGTGCAGAGCTTTTTAGGTATCACCATAGTTGCGTTTCGCGTTCCAATGCCAACCCACCTCTACAGGAACCTTTTTCCCAACCATCTTAAAGCCAAACTTGCACGCGTCCCTTACAGGGGCAAGAGTGGCTAAACACTGTGCTAGATGCCTTTAGCCCATTCATGTTGACGTTTATTTTGTTAAGAAATTCTAAGGATAATGAATGCCTAAGCAAATCATTATTGCCGAGGAACATCGGCTAGCGGCGGTCTTTGCCGAAGATCAAATTCAAGAATTGATTGTGGCCACGGGCACCCATCAAGTGGGGGACATCTACCTTGGCGTGGTTGAAAATGTCCTACCGGGCATTGATGCTGCCTTTGTCAACTTGGGGGATGCCTCCCGCAATGGCTTTATCCATGTCACTGACCTTGGCCCATTGCGTCTGAAGCGAACTGCTGGGGCAATTACGGAATTGCTCGCACCGCAGCAAAAAGTGCTGGTGCAGGTGATGAAGGAACCCACGGGCACCAAAGGGCCACGGCTGACAGGAAATATTTCCTTGCCTGGGCGCTATCTTGTGCTCATGCCCTATGGTCGGGGGGTGAATCTATCGCGCCGGATTACCAATGAAGCTGAGCGGCATCGCCTACGCGCCTTGGGCATTTTGGTCAAACCCGCTGGCATGGGGCTACTGGTGCGCACAGAGGCTGAAGGGGTCTCCGAAGAGGCCATTCTTGAGGATCTAGAACTCCTGCAACGGCAGTGGGAAACGATCCAACAGCAGGCGGCCTCCAGCCGTCCTCCCCAGCTTCTGGGGCGCGATGATGACTTTATCCAAAAAGTGTTGCGGGATGTCTATAGCAGTGATGTCAACCGCATTGTGGTGGATACTCCGGATGGGGTTAAACGGGTCAAACAGCACCTAAAAAACTGGAATGTCAATAAGCCGGTGGGGGTTCTCATTGACTATCACCAAGAACCCATTCCCATTTTGGATTACTTCCGGGTGAATGCCGCCATCCGTGAAGCCCTTAAACCCCGTGTGGATTTGCCCTCCGGTGGCTATATCATCATTCAACCGACAGAGGCACTGACGGTCATTGATGTCAACTCCGGTTCATTCACTAGCTCAGCCACCTCGCGGGAAACGGTGCTGTGGACAAACTGCGAAGCGGCCACGGAAATTGCTCGCCAACTGCGACTCCGCAATATTGCTGGCGTGATCATTGTGGATTTTATTGACATGGATTCGCGCCGTGACCAGTTGCAACTGCTGGAGCACTTTAGTAAAGCCCTGCGTGCCGATAAAGCCCGTCCCCAAATTGCTCAACTCTCAGAACTGGGGCTGGTGGAACTGACCCGCAAACGCCAAGGGCAAAATATTTACGAACTCTTTGGCCGTCCCTGTAGTGCCTGTGGTGGCTTGGGTCACTTGGTGCATTTACCCGGTGAACCGGAGGATAGCCCCGGCGAAATTGTTGAGCGATCGCCCATGCCGCGTCCACCGGAGCCACGCCGCAGTTTAGAACTCCGCAGTGAACCCAATGGCTTTGCCAGTAGCAGCTTAGAGAGTCAGCTCATTAACCACCCTGACTACCAAGCAGTGGGGGGGATTCGTCCCCGTTCCTCCCGTAGTAGTCACCCGCCAGCGCCCCGCAGTCCTCGCCGTACCCCTGAAAATGGCAATGGCCGTAAGGTGATTACCACACCTACGGAAACGGCGCCACCGCCGGTGGTTAAAGTGGAGAGCCGTCCGTCCCGCCCTGCCCGTCCGAGCCGCTCTGAACCAGCGGAAGTGATTACCGTAACAATGACGGACCAAGAGCAGGCGGTCTATGCGGAAATGGGAATTTCCCCCCTTGTGCTGTACCCTGAAGAGGTGAAAAATCCTCGGGGAACCATTGTTATGGTGGCACGCCCCGGCCAAGACCCCATACCCCTGCCCCAGAAAACCGCGCGACCGGTCAGTGAGGGACTGGCTGAAGATGTCCCAGAGACTGCTGATGAGCCACCCGCCCCTGTGGTCAGCACAATTAATGTCGAGCCGATTCCTGCCACCGCGCTGCTCAAGACCAGTGAGCCAGAAGTCACGACCGAGACTGAAGCCGGCGGAGAAACATCCACCCCAGAGGCCTCTGTGCCTGCAGGTCGGCGGCGGCGGCGCCGGGTGACTAGTAGCGAGCAACTCTCCCTTGATGCCAATGCCTAGGCGCAGTAATGTTGGGGCACCTTCACCCTGCCCTCATCCAAGAGTGGCTTGAGGCGGCTGCAACAGAAATTTCCAAAGGGGAACCGCTCCAGCGGCTACCGAGGGTGGGGTCTGAGGCCTTTGCCTTTGCAGTGGCAACGCCGCAGCAACAGTTTACCCTGGGGTGTTCTAGTCTGCGCTTTCCGTTGATGAGCGCGATTAAGCCCTTCTTACTGCTGTATGCCTTGACACTGTGGCAGGAGCAGGTGTGGACGTGGGTGGGACAGCGCCCCTCAGATTACCCCTATAACTCTGTGTTGCAGCTAACCCTTGATCAGGGGTGGCCACGCAATCCGATGATTAATAGTGGGGCGATCGCCCTTGCTAGCCAGTTGGCTCATGTTGGCGGTGTCGCGGTCTTTCAAACTTGGCTCAATGAGTGTGCCGGTACGCAGTTGCGGGTGGATCAGGAGGTTCTAGGGGCGGTTCATCGCCATCCCAATTGGCAAAATCGCACCCTTGCCCACTTTTTAGTGGAGTCTGGACGCATTGCTGATGCGGCTGTTGCCCTTGAGATCTACAATCAGGTGTGCTGTCTTCAAGGAACCATTGAGGAAGTGGCGCGCTTGGGTCTGCTTTTAGCGTTGCCCCATGCCAAGGTCAGCGATCGCCATCGTCAGCAGGTAAATGTGCTCATGCTCACCTGTGGCCTCTACGAGGACTCCCCCCGCTATGCCTTGGAGATTGGCCTACCTATGAAATCGGGTGTGAGCGGTGTGATTTTAGCCGTTGTGCCGCGACAGGGGGCGATCGCCTGCTACAGTCCCCCCCTCGACAGCAGTGGTAACTCAGTTTTGGGTCTATACCTGCTCCAGCGCATCAGCCGCCACCTCCGCCTCAGTCCCTTGGCTTAACTGCACCACCAAGCGGCGATCGGGTTCCTCACCATAGCTAAAGGTTTCAAGGCGATCGCTTTCTACCTTAATC harbors:
- a CDS encoding ABC transporter substrate-binding protein; protein product: MWPKPFNTARLIVCNRRGWFVLLLGFLALLLIGCTTATQSEQPIELIFWHGVNPPPNRVVLQRLVDRFNARHPQIHVQALYVGQPDQQLPKILAAVVGNAAPDLLWYNPTITGQFVDLGALRPLDDWWQASPYREQVSPALIPTMRYGDHYWSIPFATNNLGIFYRPSLFTAAGIKTLPSTWQELEQVSQTLKAQGITPLLLALGQGEFAVFTWLPFFWSAGGRLGNTPETAHIDTPPAIAALDFWQRLRNEGLATLSAPERGYELDQLIRGEVAMQITGPWTLAQLQQSGVDFGVLPMPALQTAATALGGENLFVFRSTPQREEAALAFLNYVLSEEFQTEWALGTGYLPVNERVRTNDRYQAFVAQQPALRVFLDQMAAARARPNFRGYARFSQTLGRAIESVLLGKSTPKAAVETAEQRWQLMRPR
- the hpnH gene encoding adenosyl-hopene transferase HpnH → MGVHIKQAVEVATYIISQRLQGKKRFPLTLMLEPLFRCNLACSGCGKIQHPLEVLRKYLTPEECFRAVEECGAPIVAIPGGEPLLHPQIDEIVSGLVARRKFVYLCTNGILLEENLHKFKPSPYFTFSVHLDGLREWHDKCVDRKGVFDIAVKAIKAAKAKGFRVTTNTTIFEGVDPKEMQEFFDFVSSLGVDGMMISPGYAYEWAPDQEHFLKREQTRALFREILAPYRAGQKKWNFNHNPLFLDFLVGEKDYECTPWGMPSYSVLGWQKPCYLLNEGHYKTWQELIDNTDWEKYGHKSGNPKCRDCMVHCGYEATAAMDAFNPANMVKAASSLF
- a CDS encoding Rne/Rng family ribonuclease gives rise to the protein MPKQIIIAEEHRLAAVFAEDQIQELIVATGTHQVGDIYLGVVENVLPGIDAAFVNLGDASRNGFIHVTDLGPLRLKRTAGAITELLAPQQKVLVQVMKEPTGTKGPRLTGNISLPGRYLVLMPYGRGVNLSRRITNEAERHRLRALGILVKPAGMGLLVRTEAEGVSEEAILEDLELLQRQWETIQQQAASSRPPQLLGRDDDFIQKVLRDVYSSDVNRIVVDTPDGVKRVKQHLKNWNVNKPVGVLIDYHQEPIPILDYFRVNAAIREALKPRVDLPSGGYIIIQPTEALTVIDVNSGSFTSSATSRETVLWTNCEAATEIARQLRLRNIAGVIIVDFIDMDSRRDQLQLLEHFSKALRADKARPQIAQLSELGLVELTRKRQGQNIYELFGRPCSACGGLGHLVHLPGEPEDSPGEIVERSPMPRPPEPRRSLELRSEPNGFASSSLESQLINHPDYQAVGGIRPRSSRSSHPPAPRSPRRTPENGNGRKVITTPTETAPPPVVKVESRPSRPARPSRSEPAEVITVTMTDQEQAVYAEMGISPLVLYPEEVKNPRGTIVMVARPGQDPIPLPQKTARPVSEGLAEDVPETADEPPAPVVSTINVEPIPATALLKTSEPEVTTETEAGGETSTPEASVPAGRRRRRRVTSSEQLSLDANA
- a CDS encoding glutaminase, producing MLGHLHPALIQEWLEAAATEISKGEPLQRLPRVGSEAFAFAVATPQQQFTLGCSSLRFPLMSAIKPFLLLYALTLWQEQVWTWVGQRPSDYPYNSVLQLTLDQGWPRNPMINSGAIALASQLAHVGGVAVFQTWLNECAGTQLRVDQEVLGAVHRHPNWQNRTLAHFLVESGRIADAAVALEIYNQVCCLQGTIEEVARLGLLLALPHAKVSDRHRQQVNVLMLTCGLYEDSPRYALEIGLPMKSGVSGVILAVVPRQGAIACYSPPLDSSGNSVLGLYLLQRISRHLRLSPLA